The following are from one region of the Thiocapsa rosea genome:
- the pyrH gene encoding UMP kinase, with protein MTAPLYRRILLKLSGEALVGSEPYGIDPEVLDRFAGEIRDLAAVGVQVALVIGGGNIFRGAGLAAKGMDRVTGDQMGMLATVMNGLAMQDALERLGVPARVMSALKINQVCEDYIRRRAMRHLDKGRVVVFAAGTGNPFFTTDSAASLRAIEVGADVLIKATKVDGIYSADPMIDPGATFYPRISYDRALREGLQVMDTTAIVLCRDHGMPLRVMNINEPGALLRLIRGEDVGSLVVSGN; from the coding sequence ATGACGGCGCCACTTTATCGACGCATCCTGCTCAAGCTCAGCGGCGAGGCATTGGTCGGCTCCGAGCCTTACGGCATTGATCCGGAGGTTCTGGACCGCTTTGCCGGTGAAATCCGCGATCTCGCGGCGGTCGGTGTTCAGGTGGCGCTGGTGATCGGTGGCGGGAACATCTTTCGCGGAGCGGGTCTTGCGGCCAAAGGTATGGACCGCGTGACCGGCGATCAGATGGGGATGCTCGCGACCGTCATGAACGGGCTGGCGATGCAGGATGCGCTCGAGCGTCTGGGTGTCCCGGCGCGCGTGATGTCGGCGCTGAAGATCAATCAGGTGTGCGAGGACTACATCCGGCGGCGCGCGATGCGGCATCTCGATAAGGGTCGCGTGGTCGTCTTTGCCGCCGGGACCGGCAACCCGTTTTTTACGACCGACTCGGCCGCCAGCCTGCGTGCGATCGAGGTCGGTGCGGATGTGCTGATCAAGGCCACCAAGGTCGACGGCATCTACTCGGCCGACCCGATGATCGATCCGGGGGCGACCTTCTACCCTCGCATCAGTTATGATCGTGCGCTTCGTGAAGGACTGCAGGTCATGGACACGACGGCCATCGTGCTGTGTCGTGATCACGGCATGCCACTACGTGTAATGAATATCAACGAGCCCGGTGCGCTCTTGCGGTTGATCCGCGGTGAAGACGTCGGCTCTTTGGTCGTAAGCGGGAACTGA
- the dapC gene encoding succinyldiaminopimelate transaminase, with protein MNPDIGRLQPYPFERLAALKSGLIPPADRDHIALSIGEPKHPTPALVTDALIAHLHQLSVYPTTRGIPALRETIAAWLSKRFKLGSVDSTGTGALGIDPDTQILPVNGTREALFAFAQAVIDRSRDALVLMPNPFYQIYEGAAFLAGAQPRYLACDATNGFVPDFEAVDDATWRDCRLLYICSPGNPTGALLDHATYARLIALAHRHDFVIASDECYSELYLDEADPPLGLLQVSAAIGNAAFSRCIVFHSLSKRSNAPGLRSGFVAGDAELIRDFFAYRTYHGCAMPLPHQQASIAAWSDEAHVRENRRLYREKFDAVLEILGDALALAPPKAGFYLWPETPIPDTDFAARLFAEENLTVLPGRFLSRVVDGADPGMNRIRLALVPPLDECVDAAHRIRRCLERIQ; from the coding sequence ATGAACCCGGATATCGGGCGCTTGCAGCCCTACCCTTTTGAACGACTCGCCGCGCTGAAGAGCGGACTGATCCCGCCGGCCGATCGTGACCACATCGCGCTCTCCATCGGCGAGCCGAAACATCCGACCCCGGCGCTCGTCACGGATGCGCTGATCGCGCACCTGCATCAGCTCTCCGTCTACCCGACGACGCGCGGCATCCCGGCCCTGCGCGAAACGATCGCGGCCTGGCTCTCGAAGCGATTCAAGCTCGGGTCGGTCGACTCGACGGGGACAGGCGCGCTCGGCATCGACCCGGACACGCAGATCCTGCCGGTGAACGGCACACGCGAGGCACTCTTTGCCTTCGCCCAAGCGGTGATCGATCGCTCGCGGGACGCGCTGGTCTTGATGCCCAATCCCTTTTATCAGATCTACGAGGGCGCTGCCTTTCTGGCCGGTGCACAGCCGCGCTATCTCGCCTGCGACGCGACGAACGGTTTCGTCCCGGATTTCGAGGCGGTCGACGATGCGACCTGGCGGGACTGCCGCCTGCTCTATATCTGCTCGCCTGGCAACCCGACCGGGGCTCTGCTCGATCATGCAACCTATGCCCGCCTCATCGCTCTTGCGCACCGCCACGACTTCGTCATCGCCTCGGATGAATGCTACTCCGAGCTCTACCTGGACGAGGCCGACCCGCCGCTCGGGTTGCTCCAGGTCTCGGCTGCCATCGGCAACGCCGCATTCAGTCGCTGCATCGTCTTCCATAGCCTCTCGAAGCGCTCCAATGCGCCGGGCCTGCGCTCGGGGTTCGTTGCGGGCGATGCCGAGCTGATCCGCGACTTCTTTGCCTACCGGACCTATCACGGCTGCGCCATGCCCCTACCCCATCAGCAGGCGAGCATCGCAGCCTGGAGCGACGAGGCCCATGTGCGGGAGAATCGACGGCTGTATCGCGAGAAGTTCGACGCGGTCCTGGAGATTCTCGGGGACGCGCTTGCTCTTGCGCCGCCGAAGGCCGGCTTCTATCTGTGGCCCGAGACACCGATCCCGGACACCGACTTCGCCGCGCGCCTCTTCGCCGAGGAAAATCTGACGGTGCTTCCCGGCCGCTTCCTGTCCCGTGTGGTCGACGGAGCCGACCCGGGGATGAACCGCATCCGGCTTGCCCTGGTCCCGCCGCTCGATGAGTGCGTGGACGCTGCGCATCGGATCCGACGCTGCCTGGAGCGGATCCAATAG
- the glnD gene encoding [protein-PII] uridylyltransferase produces the protein MNTAPRPHASPKEAVEARTAADPMALIADWKGRLRAGRDRLFADFDQGVPVGSLVLQRSLLIDEVLREVWDHHLGETEDAALVAVGGYGRQELQPASDVDILVIVEAHADARLAAPLEGLVTCLWDIGLEVGHSVRTSEECAREAADDVTVMTNMMEARLIRGSSALCYRMREVVSPERMWDSEQFFAAKTREQRTRWQKYGGTAYNLEPNIKENPGGLRDIQMIGWVAKRHFDAETLHELVGHGFLTESEYGTLIEGQTLLWRIRFALHRIAGRREDRLLFEYQRTLATQFGFEDGANNLAVEQFMQQYYRTVQELNRLNEMLLQLFREAILLHDDIGPPVPVNKRFQSRSGYLEVTSASVFQRYPIALLEIFHVLQVHPQLEGVRASTIRLIRENRHRIDDDFRADLRARSLFMEILRHPSGLTHAIRRMNRYGVLAAYIPAFANIVGRMQYDLLHVYTVDEHTLSLLRNLRRFTVTKHDDEFPLCSAIARRIPKLELLYLAGLFHDIAKGRGGDHSLLGADDARVFCRLHELPEFDSRLVGWLVEKHLLMSMTAQRKDISDPEVIQAFAAVVGDTTRLDYLYLLTVADARATNPERWNSWKDALLRELYHGTRRALLRGLENPQAQDELIQQKQTEARRLVARYGGDPAACNRLWNKFSQDLFLHNSPDEIAWQTRQILACEPEQLPLVVIRPVTARGGTEIFIYTTDRANLFGRITALLDQVGLNIMDARIMTTDGGMAVNTYQVLDQDGSPIHDTLRMEEIRSCLVEDLAEDAGEEIQVARSMPRRHRYFPTETRVTFSTDEPNRRTIMRLATLDRPGLLAEVGAVFQDCGIRLQNAKIATVGAEVDDVFFITNGDETPITCETALSCLRREIHDRLEGHGTR, from the coding sequence ATGAACACCGCACCGCGCCCGCACGCCTCGCCGAAGGAGGCCGTGGAGGCGAGGACGGCGGCCGATCCAATGGCGCTGATCGCCGATTGGAAGGGGCGCCTCAGAGCCGGGCGCGACCGACTCTTCGCAGACTTCGACCAAGGCGTACCGGTCGGGAGCCTGGTCCTGCAACGCAGTCTTCTCATCGACGAGGTCCTGCGCGAGGTCTGGGACCATCACCTCGGCGAGACCGAAGACGCCGCCTTGGTCGCCGTCGGCGGATACGGTCGGCAGGAGCTCCAGCCCGCCTCCGACGTCGACATCCTGGTCATCGTCGAGGCCCATGCCGACGCGCGTCTTGCCGCGCCCCTGGAAGGGCTGGTGACCTGTCTGTGGGACATCGGCCTGGAGGTCGGGCACAGCGTGCGAACCTCCGAGGAGTGCGCGCGCGAGGCCGCGGACGACGTGACCGTCATGACCAACATGATGGAGGCGCGCCTGATCCGCGGCAGCAGTGCGCTGTGCTATCGGATGCGCGAGGTCGTCAGCCCCGAGCGCATGTGGGACAGCGAGCAGTTCTTCGCCGCCAAGACCCGGGAGCAACGCACGCGTTGGCAGAAGTACGGCGGCACCGCCTACAACCTCGAGCCCAACATCAAGGAAAACCCGGGCGGCTTGCGCGATATTCAGATGATCGGCTGGGTCGCCAAGCGCCACTTCGACGCGGAGACCCTGCACGAGCTGGTCGGTCACGGGTTCCTGACCGAATCGGAATACGGCACCCTGATCGAAGGGCAAACACTGCTGTGGCGAATCCGCTTCGCGCTGCACCGCATCGCCGGCCGACGCGAGGACCGCCTCCTGTTCGAGTATCAGCGGACCCTCGCCACCCAGTTCGGCTTCGAAGACGGGGCGAACAACCTCGCCGTCGAGCAGTTCATGCAGCAATACTATCGCACCGTCCAGGAGCTCAATCGGCTCAACGAGATGCTGCTGCAGTTGTTTCGCGAGGCGATTCTTCTGCATGACGACATCGGCCCCCCGGTCCCGGTCAACAAACGCTTCCAGTCACGCAGCGGCTATCTCGAGGTGACCTCGGCGAGCGTCTTCCAGCGCTACCCGATCGCCCTCCTCGAGATCTTTCACGTCCTTCAGGTCCACCCACAGCTCGAGGGCGTACGCGCCAGTACCATCCGGCTGATCCGCGAGAACCGCCACCGGATCGACGACGACTTCCGCGCCGATCTGCGCGCGCGCAGTCTCTTCATGGAGATCCTGCGTCACCCCAGCGGGCTCACCCATGCGATACGCCGCATGAACCGTTACGGCGTGCTGGCCGCCTACATCCCGGCATTCGCCAACATCGTCGGACGCATGCAGTACGATCTCCTGCACGTCTACACGGTCGACGAGCACACGCTGTCGCTCCTGCGCAATCTGCGCCGCTTCACCGTCACCAAGCACGACGACGAGTTCCCGCTCTGCAGCGCGATCGCTCGCCGAATCCCCAAGCTCGAGCTCCTGTATCTCGCCGGTCTCTTCCACGACATCGCCAAGGGGCGCGGCGGAGACCATTCACTGCTCGGTGCCGACGACGCCCGCGTCTTCTGTCGGCTCCACGAGCTGCCCGAGTTCGACAGCCGTCTCGTCGGTTGGCTGGTGGAGAAACACCTGCTGATGTCGATGACGGCCCAGCGCAAGGACATCAGCGATCCGGAGGTCATCCAGGCCTTCGCCGCCGTCGTCGGCGACACGACACGCTTGGATTATCTCTATCTGTTGACGGTGGCGGATGCCCGGGCGACCAATCCCGAGCGCTGGAACAGCTGGAAGGACGCGCTGCTGCGCGAGCTGTATCACGGAACACGCCGTGCGCTGCTGCGCGGACTCGAGAATCCTCAAGCCCAGGACGAGCTGATCCAGCAAAAACAGACCGAGGCTCGGCGCCTGGTCGCGCGCTACGGCGGAGACCCCGCCGCCTGCAATCGGCTCTGGAACAAGTTCAGCCAGGATCTGTTCCTGCACAACTCACCCGACGAGATCGCCTGGCAGACGCGCCAGATCCTCGCCTGCGAGCCCGAGCAGCTGCCGCTCGTGGTCATTCGCCCGGTCACTGCGCGCGGAGGGACCGAGATCTTCATCTATACGACCGATCGCGCGAACCTCTTCGGACGCATCACCGCGCTCCTGGATCAGGTCGGCCTCAACATCATGGACGCACGCATCATGACCACCGATGGCGGAATGGCGGTCAACACCTACCAGGTGCTGGACCAGGACGGCAGTCCGATCCACGACACCTTGCGGATGGAAGAGATTCGATCCTGCCTGGTCGAGGATCTCGCCGAGGACGCCGGGGAGGAGATCCAAGTCGCACGTTCGATGCCGAGGCGCCACCGGTATTTTCCCACGGAGACGCGCGTGACCTTTTCCACCGACGAGCCGAACCGCCGCACCATCATGCGGCTCGCCACCCTGGATCGCCCCGGCCTGCTCGCAGAGGTCGGCGCGGTCTTCCAGGATTGCGGCATCCGTCTTCAGAACGCCAAGATCGCCACGGTCGGCGCCGAGGTCGACGATGTCTTCTTCATCACCAACGGCGATGAAACCCCCATCACCTGCGAGACCGCACTATCCTGCTTGCGACGCGAGATCCACGATCGGTTGGAAGGCCATGGGACGCGCTGA
- the dapD gene encoding 2,3,4,5-tetrahydropyridine-2,6-dicarboxylate N-succinyltransferase, whose amino-acid sequence MSDQQSIIEEAFERRAEITPRTVETRVRDAVQDTIERLDRGELRVAEKRDGDWVVHEWLKKAVLLSFRIEDNAFIKGGFTNYYDKVASKFADTNSREFRDGGVRVVPPATARKGAYIAPSCVLMPSYVNIGAYVDSGTMVDTWATVGSCAQIGKNVHLSGGVGIGGVLEPVQAAPTIIEDNCFIGARSEVVEGVIVGEGAVLSMGVYIGQSTKIYNRETGEILYGRVPPGAVVVPGSLPAKDGSHSLYCAVIIKQVDEKTRGKVGINELLRDI is encoded by the coding sequence ATGAGCGACCAGCAATCCATCATTGAAGAGGCCTTCGAGCGACGCGCCGAGATCACCCCGCGCACGGTCGAGACCCGCGTGCGCGACGCCGTGCAGGACACCATCGAGCGGCTCGATCGCGGGGAGCTGCGCGTCGCCGAGAAGCGCGACGGCGATTGGGTCGTCCACGAATGGCTCAAGAAGGCGGTCCTGCTGTCGTTCCGGATCGAGGACAACGCCTTCATCAAGGGCGGTTTCACCAACTACTACGACAAGGTCGCGTCCAAGTTCGCCGACACCAACTCGCGCGAGTTCCGCGACGGCGGCGTGCGGGTCGTGCCTCCGGCGACCGCGCGCAAAGGCGCCTACATCGCACCGAGCTGCGTGCTCATGCCCTCCTACGTCAACATCGGTGCCTATGTCGACTCCGGCACCATGGTCGACACCTGGGCGACCGTCGGCTCCTGTGCGCAGATCGGCAAGAACGTGCATCTCTCGGGCGGTGTCGGGATCGGCGGTGTGCTCGAGCCGGTGCAGGCCGCGCCGACCATCATCGAGGACAACTGCTTCATCGGCGCACGCTCGGAAGTCGTCGAAGGTGTGATCGTCGGCGAGGGTGCCGTGCTGTCGATGGGCGTCTACATCGGTCAGAGCACCAAGATCTACAACCGCGAGACCGGCGAGATCCTCTACGGCCGCGTCCCGCCCGGCGCCGTCGTCGTGCCCGGCAGTCTCCCGGCCAAGGACGGAAGCCACAGCCTCTACTGCGCCGTCATCATCAAGCAGGTCGACGAGAAGACCCGCGGAAAGGTCGGCATCAACGAGCTGCTTCGGGATATCTAA
- the frr gene encoding ribosome recycling factor yields the protein MIDDIKKDAAERMAKSVDALSHELAKIRTGRAHPSLLDHVMVSYYGSEMPIRQVANVSAEDARTLAVTPWERNMVQAVEKAIMQSDLGLNPNTAGTVIRVPMPALTEERRRDLIKVARNEAEQARVAVRNIRRDANHDLKELLKDKMISEDDERRGQELVQKLTDQYIKDVDAVLAEKEADLMSI from the coding sequence ATGATCGACGACATCAAGAAGGACGCTGCGGAGCGCATGGCCAAGAGCGTCGATGCACTGAGCCACGAGCTGGCCAAGATCCGAACAGGCCGGGCGCATCCCTCGCTTTTGGACCATGTGATGGTCTCCTACTACGGTTCGGAAATGCCGATCCGGCAGGTCGCCAACGTGAGCGCCGAGGACGCGCGAACGCTCGCCGTGACGCCGTGGGAGCGAAACATGGTGCAGGCCGTTGAGAAGGCCATCATGCAATCGGACCTCGGGCTCAACCCCAATACCGCCGGGACCGTCATTCGTGTCCCCATGCCGGCGCTGACCGAAGAGCGGCGACGCGATCTCATCAAGGTCGCCCGCAACGAGGCCGAGCAGGCGCGAGTGGCCGTGCGCAACATTCGCCGCGATGCCAACCATGATCTCAAGGAGCTTCTAAAGGACAAGATGATCTCCGAGGACGACGAGCGCCGCGGTCAAGAGCTGGTTCAGAAGCTGACCGATCAGTACATCAAGGATGTGGATGCGGTCTTGGCGGAGAAAGAAGCGGACTTGATGTCGATCTGA
- the rpsB gene encoding 30S ribosomal protein S2, which yields MRQMLEAGVHFGHQTRYWNPKMGAFIFGQRNKIHIVNLEKTLPLYQEAVNFMGSLTANGGRILFVGTKRAAREAIQEEALRCGMPFVNHRWLGGMLTNFKTIRHSVKRLKELETMFAEGTIERFNKKEALGLARERAKLEQSIGGIKDMEGLPDAMFVIDVGHEKIAVTEANKLGIPVVGVVDTNNDPSKVDYVIPGNDDAIRAVRLYISGAADAILDGRNTAAAMVGRGDTFIDAPVESESAPSAVAEAQ from the coding sequence ATGCGCCAGATGTTGGAAGCGGGCGTCCACTTCGGACACCAGACCCGCTACTGGAACCCCAAGATGGGGGCCTTCATCTTCGGACAACGCAACAAGATTCATATCGTCAACCTGGAAAAGACGCTGCCGCTCTACCAAGAGGCCGTCAACTTCATGGGTTCCTTGACGGCCAACGGCGGCCGTATTCTCTTTGTCGGCACCAAGCGTGCGGCACGCGAGGCGATTCAGGAAGAGGCCCTGCGCTGCGGGATGCCCTTCGTGAATCATCGCTGGCTCGGCGGCATGCTGACCAACTTCAAGACCATCCGGCATTCGGTCAAGCGCCTCAAGGAACTCGAGACGATGTTCGCCGAAGGGACGATCGAGCGCTTCAATAAGAAGGAGGCGCTGGGTCTCGCGCGTGAGCGCGCGAAGCTCGAGCAGAGCATCGGCGGCATCAAGGACATGGAAGGCCTCCCGGACGCCATGTTCGTGATCGATGTGGGCCACGAGAAGATCGCCGTCACCGAAGCCAACAAGCTCGGTATCCCGGTGGTGGGCGTGGTCGATACCAACAATGATCCGAGCAAGGTCGACTACGTGATCCCGGGCAACGACGACGCGATCCGTGCAGTGCGCCTCTACATCAGCGGCGCGGCGGACGCGATCCTCGACGGCCGCAATACGGCAGCCGCCATGGTCGGCCGTGGCGACACCTTCATCGACGCACCTGTCGAGAGCGAGTCGGCGCCGAGCGCTGTTGCCGAAGCCCAGTAG
- the tsf gene encoding translation elongation factor Ts gives MAITAALVKELRERTGAGMMECKKALVESDGDIEAAIEAMRKAGQAKAAKKSGRTAAEGVVMIETAHDGKRGVLVEINCETDFVAKDTNFLGFAQSTAATALAGDMADAESLSATALCDDPASTVDQAREALITKIGENVQVRRLVRFDAVEGSLYSYRHGVRIGVVVDMSGGDEALGRDIAMHIAATNPLCLGADEVPPETLAKEREIFKAQALDSGKPEAIVDKIIDGRVRKYLEEVTLLGQPFVKDPDTSVEKLLKQAGAKVHRFARVEVGEGIEKKVENFAEEVMAQVRST, from the coding sequence ATGGCGATTACAGCGGCATTGGTGAAAGAGCTCCGGGAGCGCACCGGCGCCGGCATGATGGAGTGCAAGAAGGCGCTGGTGGAGTCCGACGGCGATATCGAGGCGGCCATCGAGGCGATGCGCAAAGCCGGTCAGGCGAAGGCCGCGAAAAAGTCCGGTCGCACGGCAGCCGAAGGCGTCGTCATGATCGAGACCGCGCACGACGGCAAGCGCGGCGTCTTGGTCGAGATCAACTGCGAAACCGATTTCGTGGCGAAGGACACCAATTTTCTCGGCTTTGCCCAGTCAACCGCCGCGACGGCGCTCGCCGGGGACATGGCCGATGCCGAGTCCCTGTCGGCGACGGCCCTTTGCGACGACCCGGCGAGCACCGTCGATCAGGCTCGCGAAGCCCTGATCACGAAGATCGGCGAGAATGTCCAGGTGCGTCGTTTGGTGCGCTTCGACGCTGTCGAGGGCAGTCTCTACAGCTATCGGCACGGTGTGCGTATCGGCGTCGTGGTCGACATGAGCGGCGGCGACGAGGCGCTCGGGCGCGACATCGCGATGCATATCGCAGCGACCAACCCGCTGTGTCTCGGCGCCGACGAGGTTCCGCCCGAGACGCTTGCCAAAGAGCGCGAGATCTTCAAGGCGCAAGCGCTCGACAGCGGCAAACCCGAGGCGATCGTCGACAAGATCATCGACGGGCGCGTGCGCAAGTATCTCGAAGAGGTGACCCTGCTCGGTCAGCCGTTCGTGAAGGATCCGGACACCTCCGTGGAGAAGCTCCTGAAGCAGGCGGGTGCGAAGGTCCACCGTTTCGCGCGCGTCGAGGTCGGCGAGGGCATCGAGAAGAAGGTCGAGAACTTCGCCGAAGAGGTCATGGCGCAGGTTCGCTCGACCTAA
- a CDS encoding phosphatidate cytidylyltransferase: protein MGGVDVLPASNALKRRTITALSLVPLVIGAVLWLPTPAFALVLAGVMMLAAVEWCTLAGLTRPIPRILYSTAILSAMAILWIWPQGQPWFFGLSAVWWAGQAVVLPRIREIPRVEGVQWSLLAAGFLVLVGPWAALIYLHRLPSTGPALVLFLLFLMWTADSMAYFVGRAWGGGRAKLAPALSPGKTRVGVYGAMVGAVVCGLTFAWILSATATSTLLILLVCGVSVVISIVGDLYESLLKRRRGLKDSSHLLPGHGGMLDRIDSLTAAAPVFALGITLIGVTT from the coding sequence ATGGGCGGGGTTGACGTCTTGCCCGCATCCAACGCACTGAAGCGGCGGACCATCACGGCACTCTCGTTGGTGCCGCTCGTGATCGGTGCCGTCCTTTGGCTGCCGACGCCTGCCTTCGCGCTCGTCTTGGCCGGGGTCATGATGCTGGCGGCCGTCGAATGGTGCACGTTGGCCGGATTGACGCGGCCTATCCCGCGCATCCTTTATTCGACGGCAATCCTATCCGCGATGGCGATCCTCTGGATCTGGCCGCAAGGTCAGCCTTGGTTCTTCGGTCTGAGTGCCGTTTGGTGGGCGGGTCAGGCGGTTGTCCTGCCGCGCATCAGGGAGATTCCGAGGGTCGAGGGCGTTCAGTGGTCGCTCCTTGCCGCCGGTTTTCTCGTTCTGGTCGGCCCTTGGGCGGCTCTGATCTACCTGCATCGGCTTCCGAGCACGGGGCCGGCCCTTGTTCTCTTCCTGCTCTTTCTGATGTGGACGGCCGATTCCATGGCCTATTTCGTCGGTCGTGCCTGGGGCGGCGGCCGCGCAAAGCTCGCGCCGGCGTTGAGTCCGGGCAAGACGCGGGTGGGCGTCTACGGGGCGATGGTCGGGGCCGTCGTCTGCGGTCTGACCTTCGCGTGGATCCTGTCCGCAACTGCAACGTCAACCCTCTTGATCCTGCTGGTCTGCGGTGTGTCGGTCGTGATCTCGATCGTCGGCGATCTCTACGAAAGCCTCCTCAAGCGTCGCCGCGGTCTGAAGGACTCGAGTCATCTTTTGCCCGGGCACGGCGGTATGCTCGACCGGATCGACAGCCTGACGGCAGCCGCACCTGTATTTGCACTGGGTATCACCTTGATTGGAGTGACGACGTGA
- the uppS gene encoding polyprenyl diphosphate synthase, whose amino-acid sequence MSDPDPSVPRHVAIIMDGNGRWAKQRDRPRTAGHREGVKSVRAVVEESVRRGVGTLTLFAFSSENWQRPRSEVNILMELFMSALRGEVRRLNENNVRLRIIGERGAFPDKLQRRIAEAEELTASNVALNLQVAANYGGRWDITSATRRLVADALSGALDPDAIDEQAIASRLSFPDLPEPDFFIRTGGEQRLSNFVLWQSAYAELYFTDLLWPDFDAAAYGRALENYARRQRRFGRTGEQVETQAPMSAYGRG is encoded by the coding sequence ATGAGTGATCCGGATCCATCCGTACCTCGGCACGTCGCCATCATCATGGACGGCAACGGCCGCTGGGCTAAGCAGCGTGATCGCCCCCGCACGGCCGGTCATCGGGAGGGCGTGAAAAGCGTCCGCGCCGTCGTGGAGGAGAGTGTGCGCCGCGGCGTCGGAACCCTCACCCTCTTCGCCTTCAGCAGCGAGAATTGGCAGCGACCGCGCTCGGAGGTCAACATCCTCATGGAGCTGTTCATGAGCGCCTTGCGAGGAGAGGTGCGCCGCCTGAACGAGAACAATGTTCGGCTGCGCATCATCGGCGAGCGCGGGGCCTTTCCCGACAAGCTGCAACGGCGGATCGCCGAGGCTGAAGAATTGACTGCGAGCAACGTGGCCCTGAATCTCCAAGTGGCAGCGAACTACGGCGGGCGCTGGGACATTACGAGCGCCACCCGGCGGCTCGTGGCGGATGCGCTGAGCGGGGCGCTCGATCCGGATGCGATCGACGAGCAGGCCATCGCGAGCCGCCTGTCGTTTCCCGATCTCCCGGAACCGGACTTCTTCATTCGCACCGGCGGGGAGCAGCGTCTGAGCAATTTCGTGCTGTGGCAGTCCGCGTATGCCGAACTGTATTTCACCGACCTGCTCTGGCCCGACTTCGACGCGGCCGCGTATGGTCGAGCGCTTGAGAATTACGCGCGTCGGCAACGGCGTTTCGGGCGCACAGGCGAGCAGGTCGAGACGCAGGCCCCGATGAGTGCTTATGGGCGGGGTTGA
- a CDS encoding VOC family protein — protein sequence MPLVRSIHHVSLIVSDTARALAFYQGILELELAPERPDLSFPGAWLWVGDRQIHLLELPNPDPVAGRPEHGGRDRHLAMRVSSLDAITGRLEAAGLPYTLSRSGRRALFCRDPDGNALELIDAE from the coding sequence ATGCCGCTGGTCCGCTCCATCCATCATGTCAGTTTGATTGTCTCCGATACCGCTCGGGCGCTTGCGTTCTATCAAGGGATTTTGGAGCTTGAGCTTGCTCCCGAGCGTCCGGATCTGTCCTTTCCGGGGGCGTGGCTTTGGGTCGGCGATCGGCAGATCCACCTGCTCGAGCTGCCGAACCCGGATCCGGTTGCGGGCCGTCCCGAGCACGGCGGCCGCGACCGCCATCTCGCGATGCGGGTGAGCAGCCTGGACGCGATCACCGGGCGGCTCGAGGCTGCAGGTCTCCCATATACCCTCAGCCGCTCGGGTCGGCGCGCGCTCTTTTGTCGCGATCCGGACGGCAATGCGCTCGAGCTGATCGACGCGGAGTAA
- the map gene encoding type I methionyl aminopeptidase gives MSVPIKTPEAIEKMRVAGRLAADVLDMIAPHVVPGATTDELDRICHDYMTRVQRAIPAPLNYRGFPRSICTSVNHQVCHGIPGNKRLKKGDIVNIDITVIKDGYHGDTSKMFFVGEPSILARRLVTVTQQAMRLGIAKVRPGATLGDIGHAIQQFVEAQGCSVVREYCGHGIGQAFHEEPQVLHYGKPGEGLVLKAGMCFTVEPMVNAGKRFIKLLPDGWTVVTKDRSLSAQWEHTVLVTDQGHEILTLRAEERTDELPVDEADPTRNIVARP, from the coding sequence ATGAGTGTGCCAATCAAGACCCCTGAGGCGATCGAAAAGATGCGCGTGGCGGGCCGGCTGGCGGCCGACGTTCTCGACATGATCGCCCCCCATGTCGTCCCGGGCGCGACGACGGACGAGCTCGACCGCATTTGCCACGACTATATGACGCGCGTCCAGCGGGCCATCCCGGCACCCTTGAACTACCGCGGCTTTCCCAGATCCATCTGCACCTCCGTGAACCATCAGGTCTGCCACGGGATTCCGGGCAACAAGCGCCTCAAGAAAGGCGATATCGTCAACATCGACATCACCGTCATCAAGGACGGCTATCACGGCGATACGAGCAAGATGTTCTTCGTGGGCGAGCCCAGCATCCTGGCGCGTCGGCTCGTGACGGTCACGCAACAGGCGATGCGGCTCGGCATCGCGAAGGTGCGCCCCGGTGCGACCCTGGGGGACATCGGCCACGCGATCCAGCAGTTCGTCGAGGCACAGGGCTGCTCGGTGGTGCGCGAATATTGCGGGCACGGGATCGGTCAGGCGTTTCACGAAGAGCCGCAAGTGCTGCACTACGGCAAGCCCGGCGAAGGCTTGGTCCTGAAGGCGGGGATGTGCTTCACCGTGGAGCCGATGGTCAATGCCGGCAAACGTTTCATCAAGCTGCTCCCGGACGGATGGACGGTCGTGACCAAAGATCGCAGTCTGTCGGCACAGTGGGAGCACACGGTTCTCGTCACCGATCAAGGGCATGAAATCCTGACCTTGCGCGCCGAGGAGCGCACCGACGAGCTCCCCGTCGACGAGGCCGATCCGACGCGCAACATCGTCGCCCGCCCATGA